The following are encoded together in the Desulfobacterales bacterium genome:
- the ugpB gene encoding sn-glycerol-3-phosphate ABC transporter substrate-binding protein UgpB: MLNLRKLIFIGAMITLVVFPATVLAEPITINWWFAHGGRLGEKVQEIVANYNASQSQYKVVATYKGNYTDTMNAGIAAFRSKNPPHILQVFEVGTASMMAAKGAIKPVYEVMAESGLPFDPKVYLSTVTGYYTAPDGKMLSMPFNSSTPVLYYNLEAFKKAGLNPDKPPKTWPEVAEYSRKLVAAGYPGGFSTAWISWIHVENFSAWHNVPIGTKANGFGGMDTKFVFNSPLHAKHIQKLADWQKEKVFVYGGRRNKGNALFSSGQVAMYTESSAGYAGFKKTCKFPFRTSMLPYWPDAGAPQNTIIGGASLWVMQGHSAEEYKGVASFFNYISKAEVQADWHQFTGYLPITLAAYDLTKKQGFYEKNPGTETALIQMTLNNPTENSKGLRFGNFVQMRAIMYDTLEAIFAEKQTAEQGLNDAVGKGNKLLRQFEKAYK, from the coding sequence ATGCTTAATTTGCGCAAATTGATTTTTATCGGCGCCATGATAACGTTGGTGGTGTTTCCGGCGACTGTTCTGGCAGAACCGATCACGATCAACTGGTGGTTCGCACACGGTGGCCGGCTGGGGGAAAAGGTCCAGGAAATCGTGGCCAATTATAATGCCAGCCAGAGTCAGTATAAGGTGGTGGCAACTTATAAAGGGAACTATACCGACACTATGAATGCCGGAATTGCCGCCTTCCGTTCCAAAAACCCGCCGCACATCTTACAGGTATTTGAAGTTGGTACAGCGAGCATGATGGCTGCTAAAGGTGCCATAAAACCGGTATATGAAGTCATGGCGGAATCGGGGCTGCCATTTGACCCCAAGGTCTATCTGTCGACCGTGACCGGTTATTACACCGCTCCGGACGGCAAAATGCTGTCTATGCCTTTTAACAGCTCGACGCCTGTTCTTTATTACAATCTGGAAGCCTTTAAAAAAGCCGGTCTGAATCCGGACAAACCACCCAAAACCTGGCCCGAGGTTGCCGAATACTCAAGAAAACTGGTAGCCGCTGGCTATCCGGGTGGGTTCTCGACCGCCTGGATCTCCTGGATCCATGTCGAGAACTTCAGCGCCTGGCATAATGTGCCCATCGGGACCAAAGCCAACGGCTTTGGTGGCATGGATACAAAGTTCGTTTTCAACAGCCCGCTGCATGCCAAACATATTCAAAAGCTGGCCGACTGGCAGAAAGAAAAAGTCTTTGTGTACGGCGGAAGGCGCAATAAAGGCAATGCCCTGTTTTCTTCCGGACAGGTCGCCATGTATACGGAGTCGTCGGCCGGATACGCCGGATTTAAAAAGACCTGCAAATTCCCCTTCCGCACCAGCATGCTGCCTTATTGGCCGGATGCCGGCGCACCCCAGAACACCATCATCGGCGGCGCCAGCCTATGGGTCATGCAGGGACACTCTGCCGAGGAATACAAAGGTGTGGCCTCATTCTTTAATTATATTTCCAAAGCGGAAGTTCAGGCGGATTGGCATCAATTCACCGGCTACCTGCCAATTACTTTGGCGGCATATGACCTGACCAAGAAACAGGGGTTTTACGAAAAGAATCCCGGCACTGAAACCGCTTTGATACAGATGACGCTGAACAATCCAACCGAAAACTCGAAAGGGCTGCGTTTCGGCAATTTTGTGCAGATGCGTGCCATTATGTATGACACCCTCGAGGCTATTTTTGCCGAAAAGCAAACCGCTGAGCAGGGCCTGAACGACGCGGTGGGAAAAGGTAATAAGCTATTACGCCAATTCGAAAAAGCCTACAAATAG
- the glpA gene encoding anaerobic glycerol-3-phosphate dehydrogenase subunit GlpA, with amino-acid sequence MRKIETQVLIIGGGATGTGLARDLALRGVDSILVEQNDINSGTSGANHGLLHSGARYVSSDQGSARECRAEGALLKKMAPHCIEDTGGLFVAVEGDDENYVADFPQLCAQSDIFVKELDVTEVRELEPVLTDKLIAAYAVKDASIDPFKLSLENIAHAQKLGCTLLRFTKVIGFQKKKNTIQATRLQDTVTGEKLVVIAEQVVNATGAWAAEIAALAGVKIDMVCSKGSLLITHSRITDRVINRLRASANADILVPGGTVSILGTTSIRIDNLNQVYPTIEEVDAMVGEAIKMIPALESVRYIRAYSGVRPLVGAASAGDDRDISRGFALIDHGADGLNNFVTISGGKLTTYRLMAEKTADLVCSRLGVTRPCLTKTDPLPETLPARWTQPGLAPKLWMKKHDPQDLLLCECEMVPASAVDSIVGSIRRQNGEPDLTAIALRSRVGKGACQGTFCGVRVTAYLSDQGQLKSGMHLADLRAFLNKRWHGQYPTLWDKQLVQSELMEALHCGLFGLEL; translated from the coding sequence GTGAGAAAAATTGAAACGCAAGTCTTAATAATCGGCGGGGGGGCGACCGGCACCGGACTTGCCCGCGATCTGGCACTGCGTGGTGTTGATTCGATTCTGGTCGAGCAAAATGATATCAATTCGGGAACTTCCGGGGCCAATCACGGCCTGTTGCACAGTGGGGCGCGCTATGTTTCATCTGATCAGGGCAGCGCCAGGGAATGCCGCGCAGAAGGTGCGCTGTTAAAAAAGATGGCGCCCCATTGTATTGAAGACACTGGGGGACTGTTTGTGGCCGTGGAAGGTGATGATGAGAATTACGTAGCGGATTTTCCGCAGCTGTGTGCCCAGAGTGATATTTTTGTAAAAGAATTGGACGTTACGGAGGTGCGCGAACTGGAGCCGGTTCTGACCGACAAACTCATTGCAGCTTATGCGGTTAAAGATGCCTCGATTGATCCCTTTAAACTTTCGTTGGAAAATATCGCCCATGCACAGAAGCTGGGCTGCACCTTGCTTCGATTTACCAAAGTTATCGGGTTTCAGAAAAAGAAGAATACCATTCAGGCGACGCGTTTGCAGGACACGGTTACCGGTGAGAAGCTGGTTGTCATAGCAGAGCAGGTAGTCAACGCCACCGGTGCCTGGGCCGCTGAAATTGCCGCCCTGGCCGGTGTGAAGATTGACATGGTCTGTTCTAAAGGCAGCCTGCTGATTACCCATAGTAGAATAACCGATCGGGTGATCAATCGTCTGCGTGCGTCTGCCAATGCAGACATCCTGGTGCCGGGCGGCACGGTGTCTATTCTGGGGACCACTTCAATTCGTATCGACAACCTGAATCAGGTCTATCCTACCATAGAAGAGGTGGATGCAATGGTGGGTGAGGCGATTAAGATGATTCCGGCTCTGGAATCGGTCCGATATATTCGCGCCTACTCAGGCGTCAGGCCACTGGTGGGGGCAGCGTCGGCCGGCGATGATCGCGACATCAGTCGCGGATTTGCGCTCATCGATCATGGAGCAGACGGTCTGAATAATTTTGTTACGATTTCCGGAGGCAAATTGACCACTTATCGACTGATGGCCGAAAAAACAGCCGATCTGGTCTGCAGCCGGCTGGGCGTTACCCGACCCTGCCTGACAAAAACCGATCCCCTTCCGGAAACCTTGCCCGCCAGGTGGACCCAACCCGGGCTGGCCCCCAAATTATGGATGAAAAAGCACGACCCGCAAGATCTTTTGCTGTGTGAATGTGAAATGGTGCCCGCCAGTGCGGTGGATTCCATCGTGGGATCCATTCGCAGGCAAAATGGTGAACCGGACCTGACGGCCATCGCTTTGCGCAGCCGAGTCGGGAAAGGCGCCTGTCAGGGCACATTTTGCGGCGTGCGCGTGACCGCTTATTTATCTGATCAGGGGCAGCTGAAGTCGGGTATGCATTTAGCCGACCTTAGAGCATTTCTCAACAAACGCTGGCATGGGCAGTATCCGACGCTCTGGGACAAACAGCTGGTGCAGTCCGAACTGATGGAAGCCTTGCATTGCGGGTTGTTTGGGCTCGAATTGTAG
- a CDS encoding sn-glycerol-3-phosphate import ATP-binding protein UgpC, with protein MADVSLKDIYKSFGQNEVIHGISCDIHDGEFIVILGPSGCGKSTVLRMIAGLEVITKGDIAINGKVVNQLEPADRDIAMVFQNYALYPHMTVFKNMAYGLKIRRMPKAEIEERVQRAAKILELTEFLDRKPRQLSGGQRQRVAMGRCIVREPKVFLFDEPLSNLDAKLRVQMRLELRNLHETLGITSVYVTHDQVEAMTLGDRLIIMENGYVEQIGSPLEVYERPATLFVGGFIGSPAMNFFEGRTSRDGQSLELSGSDCLTIFPHLEPDYCDKAVVVGIRPEHFSIAKEGDGTIKMQVDHLETLGADTLVHGKSRKGSSLFTLRLPDIHDYKKGSSLFLSVSPQRLHLFDKENGKRIGD; from the coding sequence ATGGCGGATGTCAGTCTGAAAGATATTTATAAATCCTTTGGCCAGAATGAAGTTATTCACGGCATCTCCTGTGATATTCATGATGGTGAGTTTATCGTCATCTTAGGCCCTTCCGGCTGTGGCAAGTCCACCGTATTGCGCATGATTGCCGGGCTGGAAGTGATTACCAAGGGTGATATTGCCATTAACGGTAAGGTGGTGAACCAGCTCGAGCCCGCCGATCGCGACATTGCCATGGTTTTTCAAAATTATGCCCTTTATCCGCACATGACGGTTTTCAAAAATATGGCCTACGGTCTCAAAATTCGGCGGATGCCCAAAGCGGAAATTGAAGAGCGGGTTCAACGGGCGGCCAAGATACTAGAATTGACAGAATTTCTGGATCGCAAACCCCGCCAGTTATCCGGGGGACAGCGCCAGCGCGTGGCAATGGGCCGTTGCATCGTGCGCGAGCCCAAGGTCTTTTTGTTTGATGAACCGTTGAGCAACCTGGATGCCAAGCTGCGCGTTCAGATGCGCCTGGAGCTGAGAAACCTGCATGAAACACTGGGCATCACCAGTGTATATGTGACCCATGACCAGGTCGAAGCCATGACATTAGGGGATCGCTTAATTATCATGGAAAATGGCTATGTAGAGCAAATTGGGTCTCCGCTGGAGGTATATGAAAGACCGGCCACCCTTTTTGTGGGCGGCTTTATCGGTTCACCCGCCATGAATTTTTTTGAGGGGCGCACCAGCCGCGACGGGCAGTCTCTTGAACTTTCCGGCTCCGATTGTTTAACCATTTTTCCGCATTTAGAGCCTGATTATTGCGACAAGGCGGTCGTCGTGGGTATCCGACCCGAGCATTTCAGCATAGCAAAGGAGGGCGACGGCACCATCAAGATGCAGGTGGACCATCTGGAAACCCTCGGTGCCGATACCCTGGTGCATGGCAAATCGAGGAAAGGCAGCTCTCTTTTTACCCTTCGCCTGCCGGATATACATGATTACAAAAAGGGCAGCTCCCTGTTTTTGAGTGTTTCCCCGCAAAGATTACATTTGTTCGATAAGGAGAACGGAAAAAGAATCGGGGACTAA
- the glpB gene encoding glycerol-3-phosphate dehydrogenase subunit GlpB, with translation MTDAKTIECDLCVIGSGLAGMAAAHFAAARDLQVVHMGHTAETIFASGLLDLLAVYPAGEKRLWRDPWAAIKKLIRNMPDHPYARLKKEDIKAAFDEILDHLKAAGLVYQRHLKHNSSVLTALGTVKQTYAVPHTMWNGVKALQKKQACLIIDIRGLKGFSARQITTVLKTDWPDLRSARISFPGMAHLNEVYAERMANALLLPENREKLAAVVSPLLKKSKALGLPAILGLHRTAEIRSDLEALVGVPIFEIPTMPPSVPGIRLNQAFEKGLRLKEVQYFSLTRALHVHPTTNGHFQIQIGRDAVERTVRSNGIILATGRFIGGGLHANRTYIRESIFNLPVYQPTSRADWHRRDLLDPRGHLINQAGLKVDRNFRPLDDSGRPAFNNLFAVGSILAHNDWKRLKCGAGVAIASAYGAVNSMLKLR, from the coding sequence ATGACTGATGCAAAAACGATAGAATGTGACCTATGCGTAATCGGCAGCGGGCTGGCCGGAATGGCGGCCGCCCATTTTGCGGCTGCCAGAGACCTGCAGGTGGTCCACATGGGGCATACGGCGGAAACCATTTTTGCGAGCGGTTTGCTGGATCTGCTGGCGGTTTACCCGGCCGGTGAGAAGCGACTATGGCGCGATCCCTGGGCGGCTATAAAGAAACTGATCAGGAATATGCCCGACCACCCTTACGCGCGCTTAAAAAAAGAGGATATCAAAGCCGCCTTTGATGAAATTTTAGACCATTTGAAAGCAGCCGGTCTTGTCTATCAACGGCACCTCAAACATAACAGCAGTGTTCTGACGGCTCTGGGAACTGTGAAACAGACATACGCAGTGCCGCACACCATGTGGAACGGGGTTAAGGCCCTGCAGAAAAAGCAGGCCTGTTTAATCATCGATATTCGCGGCCTCAAGGGCTTCAGCGCCCGCCAGATTACCACCGTCCTGAAGACCGACTGGCCTGATTTGCGCTCAGCGCGGATCTCCTTTCCGGGCATGGCGCATTTAAATGAGGTCTATGCGGAACGTATGGCCAATGCCCTGCTGCTGCCTGAAAATCGTGAAAAGCTGGCCGCCGTGGTAAGCCCGCTGCTCAAAAAATCAAAGGCTCTGGGGCTGCCAGCCATTTTGGGGCTGCATCGTACCGCTGAGATCAGGTCCGATCTTGAGGCCTTAGTTGGTGTTCCGATTTTTGAAATTCCGACCATGCCGCCTTCGGTCCCCGGTATACGCCTAAACCAAGCTTTCGAAAAGGGGCTGCGTTTGAAAGAGGTCCAATATTTTTCGTTGACCCGGGCGCTGCATGTGCACCCCACGACCAATGGTCATTTTCAAATCCAAATCGGTCGCGATGCGGTCGAGCGTACCGTGCGCTCAAACGGTATCATTTTGGCCACTGGCCGATTCATTGGTGGGGGGTTACACGCCAATCGAACGTACATCCGTGAATCCATTTTTAATTTACCGGTCTACCAGCCAACCAGCCGGGCCGACTGGCATCGTCGAGACCTTCTCGATCCCCGGGGGCACCTCATCAATCAGGCCGGTCTGAAAGTTGATCGCAACTTTCGTCCTCTGGATGATTCAGGGCGCCCGGCCTTTAATAATCTGTTTGCGGTCGGTTCTATTCTGGCACACAACGATTGGAAGCGTTTGAAATGTGGTGCCGGAGTGGCAATCGCCTCCGCATACGGCGCGGTGAACTCGATGCTTAAGCTGCGCTAA
- a CDS encoding ABC transporter ATP-binding protein: MINIKNLTFAYSGQPPIFQGYELEIDRGEALSIIGPSGCGKTTLLYLLAGLRHPQAGDIVIDQKPINRPRPRSGLVLQDHGLLPWQTVRENARLGLTIWGFYGSDGRHAPVDAKISPQEADRRVDDWLTKLGIENLRDQYPLKLSRGQRQRTAIARTLAMQPDLLLMDEPFSALDAPTREDLQQFIIDLHAVSDLTYVIVTHDIEVAVVMGKKILVLEKGCNQKAQIIENTCAGLAAGRTQDEFQQTCEDVRQLLGSLT; the protein is encoded by the coding sequence ATGATTAATATTAAAAATCTAACCTTTGCTTACAGCGGTCAGCCACCAATCTTTCAGGGATATGAACTCGAGATCGATCGCGGGGAAGCACTTTCCATTATCGGCCCTTCAGGTTGCGGCAAAACAACCCTTTTGTATTTACTGGCCGGCTTGCGCCACCCCCAAGCCGGCGATATTGTCATCGATCAAAAACCGATCAACCGCCCGCGACCGCGCAGTGGACTGGTGCTGCAGGATCACGGCTTATTGCCGTGGCAAACGGTCAGAGAAAATGCCCGTCTGGGGCTGACCATCTGGGGATTTTATGGATCTGACGGCCGGCACGCTCCGGTCGATGCAAAGATCAGCCCGCAGGAAGCTGATCGACGCGTAGACGATTGGCTCACAAAACTGGGGATCGAGAACCTGCGTGATCAATACCCGCTAAAGCTGTCCCGCGGCCAGCGTCAGCGAACAGCTATCGCCCGTACCCTGGCCATGCAGCCCGACCTACTGTTAATGGATGAACCCTTTTCAGCCTTAGATGCGCCCACCCGGGAAGACCTGCAACAGTTCATTATCGATCTGCACGCTGTTTCCGACCTAACCTATGTTATCGTAACCCATGATATCGAGGTCGCAGTGGTCATGGGAAAAAAAATCCTGGTGCTGGAAAAAGGCTGTAATCAAAAAGCCCAAATAATCGAGAATACCTGTGCCGGGCTCGCAGCCGGTCGCACACAGGATGAATTTCAGCAAACCTGCGAAGATGTCCGCCAATTACTGGGATCGCTGACATGA
- a CDS encoding 1,4-dihydroxy-2-naphthoate polyprenyltransferase, with protein MNTPKIENQTKTQAWILAARPRTLPAAVAPVLVGTALAIADQQFAWLPAAAALAVALLLQIGVNLANDYFDFIKGIDTQDRIGPPRVTQSGMLPAKQVKTGMLMCIMASILPGLYLASVGGWPVILIGLLSFAAALAYSGGPYPLASHGLGDLFVFVFFGLVAVCGTYYVQALRLTPMVWLMGAIQGLLITAILVVNNLRDIQTDRHSGKRTLAVRIGERGSRIEYLLLLAAAYAIPIILWLGGRSPVWVILPLFSLPLAISLTRRIWNSTGGPELNQALASTAKLALVYSLLLSIGIIL; from the coding sequence ATGAACACGCCAAAAATCGAAAACCAAACAAAAACTCAGGCTTGGATACTGGCAGCCCGGCCCCGAACACTGCCAGCAGCAGTCGCGCCGGTATTGGTCGGCACTGCTTTGGCCATCGCTGATCAGCAATTTGCGTGGCTGCCAGCCGCAGCGGCCCTGGCGGTAGCTTTGCTGCTGCAAATCGGCGTTAATCTGGCAAACGATTACTTTGATTTTATCAAGGGCATCGATACCCAGGATCGCATCGGCCCGCCCCGGGTAACCCAAAGCGGCATGCTTCCAGCCAAACAGGTGAAAACCGGCATGCTGATGTGCATTATGGCGAGCATCCTCCCGGGTCTCTACCTGGCAAGTGTTGGTGGCTGGCCGGTTATTCTGATCGGATTGTTAAGTTTCGCGGCGGCCTTGGCTTACAGCGGTGGGCCCTATCCGCTGGCGTCCCACGGGCTTGGAGATCTTTTTGTCTTTGTTTTCTTTGGACTGGTGGCGGTATGCGGGACCTATTATGTCCAGGCGTTGCGCCTAACCCCGATGGTCTGGCTGATGGGCGCCATCCAGGGGCTGCTGATCACCGCCATCCTGGTCGTTAACAACCTCAGAGATATTCAAACCGACCGACACAGCGGAAAACGAACCCTGGCGGTCAGAATCGGTGAGCGTGGATCCAGGATTGAATACCTGCTGTTGCTGGCCGCTGCATACGCCATACCCATCATCCTGTGGCTGGGCGGTAGGAGTCCGGTCTGGGTGATCCTGCCGCTTTTTTCCTTGCCTCTGGCCATTTCTTTAACCCGCCGCATCTGGAACAGCACCGGGGGTCCTGAACTCAATCAAGCGCTGGCCAGCACGGCCAAACTGGCGCTGGTCTATAGCTTGCTGCTGTCCATTGGCATCATCCTCTAA
- the ugpA gene encoding sn-glycerol-3-phosphate ABC transporter permease UgpA, with protein sequence MEKRVIFKNRVLPYILVAPQIIITLVFFIWPAFMALYQSVQREDPFGLKTVFVGLENFMYIFTDPIYLNSIKVTMVFSFSVAVIAMSTALFLAAMADRAIRAATAYKTFIIWPYAVAPVAAAVLWYFLFNPTVGMISFFLRAIGIDWNFTLNGGQAMVLVIIAAAWRQISYNFLFFLAGLQAIPKSFIEAAAIDGASPAKRFWTIAFPLLSPTFFFLLVMNLVYAFCDTFGVIHAITEGGPNEATNIMVFKIYHDSFESLDLGGSAAQSVILMFIVIALTVIQFRYIERKVHY encoded by the coding sequence ATGGAAAAACGCGTCATCTTTAAAAACAGAGTCTTGCCGTATATTCTGGTTGCGCCGCAAATCATCATAACGCTGGTTTTTTTCATCTGGCCCGCGTTCATGGCCCTTTATCAATCGGTTCAACGGGAAGACCCTTTTGGGCTTAAAACGGTTTTTGTGGGCTTAGAAAATTTTATGTATATCTTCACCGATCCTATTTATTTGAACTCGATTAAGGTCACTATGGTTTTTAGTTTTTCGGTGGCGGTCATCGCCATGTCGACAGCCCTGTTCTTAGCGGCCATGGCCGATCGTGCCATTCGTGCGGCCACTGCTTACAAAACATTTATCATCTGGCCCTATGCGGTCGCACCGGTGGCGGCGGCGGTCTTGTGGTACTTTCTGTTTAATCCCACCGTCGGCATGATTTCCTTCTTTTTAAGGGCCATCGGGATTGACTGGAATTTTACCTTAAACGGCGGTCAGGCAATGGTTCTGGTGATCATCGCTGCCGCCTGGCGTCAGATATCCTACAATTTTCTTTTTTTTCTGGCCGGATTGCAGGCGATTCCCAAGTCATTTATCGAGGCTGCCGCCATTGACGGGGCGTCTCCGGCCAAACGCTTTTGGACGATTGCCTTTCCGCTGCTTTCACCGACGTTTTTCTTTTTGCTGGTCATGAATTTGGTATATGCCTTTTGCGATACCTTTGGGGTTATTCACGCCATTACCGAAGGCGGCCCCAATGAAGCCACCAATATTATGGTCTTTAAAATTTATCACGACAGCTTCGAAAGTTTGGATTTGGGCGGTTCAGCCGCTCAGTCGGTCATCTTGATGTTCATTGTGATTGCCCTGACGGTGATCCAGTTTCGCTATATCGAAAGAAAAGTTCATTATTAA
- a CDS encoding ABC transporter permease produces MNNRLNSRAVLIGLLMFFAIWQVLAWIIHRPILPSPLQVLPIFVGSLFGELGIHFLASSGRVLAAIALAVVSAVPIGLGLGQMPQIDRIFAPLIAIVYPIPKIVFLPVIYVLMGITDISKIFLIALIIFFQILVVVRDEAANLHPELILSVRSLGAGRRALFRYVYFPASLPAVLTALRVSVGTAVAVLFIAEQSLTTYGLGYYIVVETYQVLRYPEMYAGILAMGLLGLILYLIIYHLELKVNRYQAEAQ; encoded by the coding sequence ATGAACAACCGCTTAAATAGTCGCGCCGTTCTCATCGGCCTGTTGATGTTTTTTGCCATCTGGCAGGTCTTGGCCTGGATAATCCATCGACCCATCCTGCCCTCTCCTTTGCAGGTCTTGCCGATTTTTGTGGGCTCGCTGTTTGGTGAGCTGGGGATTCACTTTTTGGCCAGTAGCGGCCGTGTTCTGGCAGCTATCGCGCTGGCTGTTGTCAGTGCAGTGCCCATCGGATTGGGCCTGGGGCAGATGCCCCAGATCGATCGCATCTTTGCGCCATTGATCGCGATTGTCTACCCCATTCCTAAAATCGTGTTTTTACCGGTCATCTATGTTTTGATGGGCATCACCGATATTTCTAAAATCTTTCTAATCGCTCTGATCATCTTTTTCCAGATACTGGTGGTGGTCAGAGATGAAGCCGCTAACCTGCATCCGGAATTGATCCTGTCAGTGCGCTCACTGGGTGCCGGCCGGCGGGCGCTCTTTCGCTATGTTTACTTTCCGGCCTCTTTGCCAGCGGTGCTGACCGCACTGCGTGTATCCGTTGGAACTGCCGTGGCGGTCCTGTTTATTGCCGAGCAGTCTTTAACCACTTATGGGTTGGGCTATTATATCGTCGTTGAAACCTATCAGGTGCTGCGCTATCCGGAAATGTACGCCGGCATCCTGGCCATGGGACTGCTGGGCCTGATCCTGTATCTGATCATTTATCATCTCGAGCTGAAAGTGAATCGATATCAGGCGGAAGCTCAATAA
- the ugpE gene encoding sn-glycerol-3-phosphate ABC transporter permease UgpE, giving the protein MVEHRPWLTFLTHALLLLGCLIIAFPIYTTFVASTHSLETITSFFPFLPGRHLIENYHQALTVGSGEVGATVGTMMLNSLIMALGIAIGKISISLLSAFAIVYFRFRFRMFFFWMIFITLMLPVEVRILPTHKVVADLKMLDSYSGLIFPLIASATATFLFRQFFMTVPDELCEAHRIDGGGPMRFFFDILLPMSRTSIAALFVILFIYGWNQYLWPLLVTGDESYYTLLIGIKRMLDVGEGQADWHIIMASTMLAMIPPVLVVIFMQKQFVRGMTETEK; this is encoded by the coding sequence ATGGTCGAGCATCGACCCTGGCTTACATTTTTGACCCATGCACTGTTGCTCCTGGGCTGTCTCATAATTGCCTTTCCGATCTACACGACCTTTGTGGCCTCCACTCACAGCCTGGAAACGATCACTTCATTCTTCCCATTTTTGCCCGGTCGCCACCTGATCGAAAACTATCACCAGGCCCTGACCGTCGGCAGTGGTGAAGTCGGCGCTACCGTGGGCACCATGATGCTCAACAGCCTGATCATGGCACTTGGGATTGCCATCGGTAAAATATCTATATCCCTGCTGTCCGCCTTTGCCATCGTCTATTTCAGATTCCGCTTCCGCATGTTTTTTTTCTGGATGATTTTTATCACCTTAATGCTGCCGGTGGAGGTTCGCATTTTGCCCACCCATAAGGTGGTGGCGGATTTGAAGATGCTGGACTCGTATTCCGGTCTGATTTTTCCGCTCATCGCATCGGCCACCGCCACCTTCCTGTTTCGCCAGTTTTTCATGACGGTGCCCGATGAGTTGTGCGAGGCCCACCGTATTGACGGCGGCGGACCCATGCGGTTTTTCTTTGATATTTTGTTACCCATGTCGCGGACATCTATTGCGGCGTTGTTTGTTATTTTGTTCATCTACGGCTGGAATCAATACCTGTGGCCGCTACTGGTCACCGGAGATGAGAGTTACTATACGCTTCTGATTGGCATCAAAAGAATGCTCGATGTCGGTGAGGGCCAGGCCGATTGGCATATCATCATGGCTTCCACCATGCTGGCCATGATCCCGCCGGTGCTGGTAGTGATTTTTATGCAGAAACAGTTTGTGCGCGGTATGACTGAAACCGAAAAATAG
- a CDS encoding glycerophosphodiester phosphodiesterase has product MKDLKFIVYRALAIATIGGGLLIMAACQSTSSDLAPATVDTTNKQIFVIGHRGAAGLAPENTLTAFARACELGVDAVEIDVLVSADDEVVVYHDFRLKPELTRKPDGLWLNSDLPPAIRELHLADLKAYDVGRLKPGSRYSRRYPEQQAADGERIPTLREVIGLHKKQCAPTAQLWIEIKTSPEKPGLTPTPEAVSEKVVSILRSEGVSDRARILSFDWRNLAHVQKIAPNIPTVYLSLEGVRLNNIKPGQPGASPWMAGLDIDDFYGSIPRAIQAAGGRYWAAYYKHLTTANIQTAHQLRLQVFVWTPDNPSDMKRLIEMGVDGIITNRPDRLRAVLDAFSSN; this is encoded by the coding sequence ATGAAAGATTTGAAATTCATCGTTTATCGTGCCTTGGCGATCGCAACAATAGGCGGTGGGCTGCTGATAATGGCAGCCTGCCAATCCACATCCAGCGACCTGGCGCCCGCAACCGTTGATACCACCAATAAACAAATTTTTGTGATTGGGCACCGAGGAGCTGCCGGACTCGCACCCGAAAATACATTGACGGCCTTTGCCCGGGCCTGTGAGCTTGGCGTTGATGCGGTCGAAATAGATGTGCTTGTGTCTGCTGATGATGAGGTGGTTGTATACCATGATTTCCGGCTAAAGCCGGAACTGACGCGCAAGCCTGATGGCCTGTGGCTGAATTCGGATTTACCTCCGGCCATTAGGGAGCTGCATCTCGCAGATCTTAAGGCCTATGATGTCGGTCGCTTGAAACCCGGCAGTCGCTATTCCCGGCGCTACCCCGAGCAGCAAGCCGCAGATGGTGAACGCATCCCGACCTTGCGCGAGGTCATCGGGCTGCACAAAAAACAATGTGCCCCGACAGCTCAGCTCTGGATAGAAATCAAAACATCTCCTGAAAAACCGGGTCTGACGCCCACACCCGAAGCCGTTAGCGAGAAGGTGGTCTCGATATTGCGTAGCGAAGGAGTTTCAGATCGGGCCCGCATCCTTTCATTTGACTGGCGTAATCTGGCACATGTGCAAAAAATCGCCCCCAACATCCCAACTGTTTATCTTTCCCTTGAAGGAGTGCGCTTAAACAATATCAAGCCCGGCCAACCCGGTGCCTCCCCTTGGATGGCCGGCCTGGATATCGATGACTTTTACGGATCAATTCCGCGCGCGATTCAGGCAGCCGGTGGACGCTATTGGGCCGCATATTACAAACATCTGACAACCGCGAATATTCAAACAGCCCATCAGCTGCGCCTCCAGGTTTTTGTGTGGACACCCGACAACCCGTCGGATATGAAGCGCCTGATTGAAATGGGCGTCGATGGTATTATTACCAATCGCCCCGATCGCTTGAGAGCCGTTCTGGACGCGTTTTCCTCCAATTGA